A DNA window from Mucilaginibacter xinganensis contains the following coding sequences:
- a CDS encoding transposase, with the protein MNNLEYCRKNKGIKVYAYCIMSSHIHLVVANDESNLPAIIRDLKSYTAKRIIQMITDNPTESRREWMLHLFKYFAKFHNQNSEYQFWQKTNHPIELYSNGVFDQKVDYIYRNPVESMTVNDESAYVYSSANPDSPFKVDES; encoded by the coding sequence ATAAATAACCTGGAGTATTGCAGAAAAAACAAAGGAATAAAAGTATATGCTTATTGCATAATGAGCAGCCATATCCACTTGGTAGTTGCCAATGATGAGTCAAATTTGCCTGCAATTATTCGTGATTTAAAAAGCTACACAGCAAAACGTATCATCCAAATGATAACTGACAATCCAACCGAAAGCAGACGCGAGTGGATGTTGCATTTATTTAAATACTTCGCAAAGTTTCATAATCAAAATAGCGAATACCAGTTTTGGCAGAAAACTAATCACCCTATTGAATTGTACAGTAACGGCGTTTTTGATCAAAAGGTAGACTATATTTATAGAAACCCGGTGGAATCAATGACTGTTAATGATGAAAGTGCATATGTTTATAGCAGCGCAAATCCGGATTCGCCATTTAAAGTTGATGAAAGTTAA
- a CDS encoding ABC transporter permease, whose translation MISYLIRKLLYGLAVMLGVVVVVFFLFNILPVDPARMTQGQRADVQSLQAIRKEFGLDKSVPMQFVYYINDLSPIGVHLDNKEEQQRYHYARLFSVPGDKVLALKWPYLRRSYQTHKEVAVLLMEVIPNTLVLATTAMIFAIIIGVFLGVISAVNQNTWIDKLAVGLSTLGVSAPSFFAGIIIAWIFGFELSKYTGLNMSGSLYSYDPFKGEVISWKNLILPMVTLGLRPLAIIVQLTRNAMLDVLGQDYIRTAKAKGLSNNAIIYRHALKNALNPVITAIANWFASLLAGSFFVEYVFGYNGLGKTTVDALEMSDFPVVMGSILFIAFIFVVINILVDLLYVWVDPRVKLS comes from the coding sequence ATGATCAGCTACTTAATCAGAAAGCTATTGTACGGACTTGCTGTGATGCTTGGCGTTGTGGTGGTGGTGTTTTTCCTGTTTAATATTTTACCGGTTGACCCCGCCCGCATGACCCAGGGTCAGCGCGCTGATGTTCAATCACTGCAGGCTATCCGCAAGGAGTTTGGGCTGGATAAGTCGGTGCCTATGCAGTTCGTTTATTACATTAATGACCTGTCGCCCATAGGCGTTCACCTGGATAATAAGGAAGAGCAGCAGCGCTATCATTATGCAAGGCTGTTTAGCGTGCCCGGGGATAAAGTTTTAGCCCTTAAATGGCCCTACCTGCGCCGGTCTTATCAAACGCATAAAGAAGTGGCGGTGCTGCTGATGGAGGTGATCCCAAATACCCTGGTGCTGGCCACCACCGCAATGATCTTCGCTATTATTATTGGTGTTTTTTTGGGTGTGATCAGCGCTGTAAATCAAAATACCTGGATAGATAAGCTGGCTGTTGGCCTGTCCACTTTGGGGGTGTCGGCCCCGTCATTTTTCGCAGGCATCATCATCGCCTGGATCTTCGGCTTTGAACTGAGCAAATATACCGGCTTAAATATGTCAGGCAGCCTGTACAGTTACGATCCGTTTAAAGGCGAAGTGATCAGTTGGAAAAATTTAATACTGCCAATGGTCACGCTGGGTCTGCGTCCGCTGGCAATTATCGTACAGCTTACCCGTAATGCCATGCTGGATGTGCTGGGGCAGGATTATATCCGTACGGCAAAAGCCAAGGGACTAAGTAATAACGCCATTATTTACCGCCATGCTTTAAAAAATGCGCTCAACCCGGTTATCACCGCCATCGCTAATTGGTTTGCCTCGTTGCTGGCAGGTTCTTTTTTTGTGGAGTATGTATTCGGTTATAACGGCCTGGGGAAAACCACTGTCGATGCGCTCGAAATGTCGGATTTTCCGGTAGTAATGGGCTCCATCTTATTTATTGCTTTTATTTTTGTGGTGATAAATATCCTGGTGGATCTGCTGTATGTTTGGGTTGATCCGAGGGTGAAGCTGAGTTAA
- a CDS encoding GH3 auxin-responsive promoter family protein → MTIFNSVFTWFMKKRIHQIELFMKYPNEVQEEWFEQLISGAESTEWGRKYDYKSIVHLAQFKERVPIQTYDTLKPYIERMLRGEQNVLWPSEIRWFAKSSGTTSDRSKFIPVSEESLEECHFKGGKDLLTIYFNNNPNARMFTGKILTLGGSYKVSQLSADTSFGDLSAVLMKNLPLWAELHRTPHMDIALLEDFEEKIEKMAYATKDVNVTTLSGVPTWNLLLFKRILEITGKNNLLEVWPNLELYFHGAVNFTPYREQFKKLIPKDDMYYLENYNASEGFFGIQDTREPGEMLLMLDYGIFYEFLPLENLHDEHPKTLTLDEVELDKNYALIISTNAGLWRYMIGDTIKFTSLAPFRIQITGRTKHFINAFGEELIIDNAERALEEACLQTGAVIREYTAAPVYFNGDECGAHEWVIEFEKKPAEFERFVDILDETLRRVNSDYDAKRFKDLALRRPLVRKAAEGTFFNWMKEKGKLGGQHKVPRLANNREYIDEILKVMELVG, encoded by the coding sequence ATGACCATTTTTAACTCTGTTTTTACCTGGTTTATGAAAAAGCGGATCCACCAGATCGAGCTTTTTATGAAATACCCCAATGAAGTACAGGAAGAATGGTTTGAGCAATTGATCTCCGGCGCAGAAAGCACCGAGTGGGGGCGTAAATATGATTATAAGTCAATCGTTCACCTGGCGCAGTTTAAAGAGCGGGTGCCCATTCAAACCTATGATACACTAAAACCTTATATTGAGCGGATGCTGCGCGGCGAGCAGAATGTGCTTTGGCCGTCAGAGATCCGCTGGTTCGCCAAATCGTCAGGCACTACCAGCGACCGCAGTAAGTTTATCCCCGTAAGCGAGGAGTCGCTGGAAGAATGTCATTTTAAAGGCGGAAAGGACCTGCTTACTATCTACTTTAACAATAACCCCAATGCCCGCATGTTTACCGGGAAGATCCTTACCCTCGGCGGCAGCTACAAGGTAAGCCAGCTGAGCGCTGATACCTCTTTTGGCGATCTCTCGGCAGTTTTAATGAAAAATTTGCCGCTTTGGGCCGAATTGCACCGCACGCCGCACATGGATATTGCCCTGCTGGAAGATTTTGAAGAGAAGATTGAAAAGATGGCCTATGCCACCAAGGATGTGAACGTAACCACCCTGAGTGGTGTACCCACCTGGAACCTCCTGTTGTTTAAGCGCATCCTGGAAATAACCGGGAAAAATAACCTGCTGGAAGTGTGGCCCAACCTGGAACTATATTTCCACGGCGCGGTAAATTTTACGCCCTATCGCGAACAGTTTAAGAAACTGATCCCCAAGGACGATATGTACTACCTGGAAAATTACAATGCGTCCGAAGGTTTCTTTGGTATCCAGGACACCCGCGAGCCCGGCGAAATGCTCCTGATGCTGGATTACGGGATCTTTTACGAGTTTTTACCCCTGGAGAATTTACACGACGAACACCCCAAAACCCTTACCCTGGATGAAGTGGAGCTTGATAAAAACTATGCCCTCATCATCAGCACCAATGCCGGCCTTTGGCGGTATATGATAGGGGATACCATCAAGTTTACTTCTTTGGCGCCTTTCCGGATCCAGATAACCGGGCGTACCAAGCACTTTATTAATGCTTTTGGCGAAGAACTGATCATAGATAATGCCGAACGCGCGCTGGAAGAAGCCTGCCTGCAAACCGGCGCGGTTATTCGCGAATACACGGCTGCCCCAGTTTATTTTAATGGGGATGAATGTGGCGCTCATGAGTGGGTGATTGAATTTGAAAAGAAACCTGCCGAGTTTGAGCGCTTTGTGGATATTTTGGATGAAACCCTGCGGCGCGTTAATTCCGACTACGACGCCAAGCGCTTCAAAGATCTGGCGCTGCGACGTCCACTGGTACGCAAAGCTGCGGAAGGTACTTTCTTTAACTGGATGAAGGAAAAAGGAAAACTGGGCGGTCAGCATAAAGTACCACGCCTGGCCAACAACCGGGAATATATTGATGAGATCCTGAAAGTGATGGAGTTGGTGGGGTAG
- the folP gene encoding dihydropteroate synthase, translating to MAKDTFFRKKATVNAGGKLIDLSEPKVMGIINLTPDSFYSGSRKPGTEAALQQADKMINEGADFLDLGAYSSRPGADDITEHEETDRLLPVVEAIARRLPEAILSIDTFRAGVAEAAIKAGAHIINDISGGQLDANMFATVAHLQVPYILMHMKGNPKIMQQLAGYDDVFAEVYDYFTEKYQQLRQLGVNDVIIDPGFGFAKKAEHSYALMSRLAEFNLLQLPILVGISRKKMIYGELGITAAEALNGTTALNTIALTRGANILRVHDVKEAVEAVKIWQLCQ from the coding sequence ATGGCTAAAGATACATTTTTTCGTAAAAAGGCAACTGTAAATGCAGGGGGTAAACTTATTGATTTAAGCGAACCTAAAGTGATGGGCATAATTAACCTTACACCCGATTCCTTTTATTCCGGCAGCCGCAAGCCTGGTACGGAAGCGGCCCTGCAACAGGCTGATAAAATGATAAATGAGGGAGCCGATTTCCTGGACCTTGGCGCTTACTCCTCGCGGCCCGGCGCTGATGATATTACCGAGCACGAGGAAACCGACCGCCTGCTGCCGGTTGTTGAAGCCATTGCGCGCCGGCTACCGGAAGCCATACTATCAATAGACACTTTCAGGGCAGGCGTTGCCGAGGCCGCTATTAAAGCCGGGGCACACATTATTAATGACATTAGCGGCGGCCAACTGGATGCCAATATGTTTGCAACTGTTGCCCATTTGCAGGTGCCTTACATTTTAATGCACATGAAAGGCAATCCAAAAATCATGCAGCAGCTGGCAGGCTACGACGACGTGTTCGCCGAAGTGTATGATTATTTTACAGAAAAGTATCAACAATTGCGACAGCTGGGGGTAAACGATGTAATTATTGATCCCGGTTTTGGATTTGCCAAAAAAGCGGAGCACAGCTATGCCCTGATGAGCAGGTTAGCGGAGTTTAACCTGCTGCAGCTGCCCATACTGGTTGGCATCTCGCGCAAAAAAATGATCTACGGCGAGCTTGGCATCACAGCCGCCGAAGCATTGAATGGGACAACGGCATTAAATACCATTGCTTTAACCCGTGGCGCAAATATATTGCGCGTGCACGATGTTAAAGAAGCAGTTGAAGCGGTAAAGATCTGGCAGCTGTGTCAATAA
- the rlmD gene encoding 23S rRNA (uracil(1939)-C(5))-methyltransferase RlmD, which produces MNQVAKKKFFEDVTIIDIAEEGKGVGKADDFVLFVDKAVPGDIVDVQVYKSKKSFGEGKITELKQASAYRTQPFCEHFGTCGGCKWQHMTYEAQLKFKQKSVADALTRLAKIDVTGMDAIVPSPADKYYRNKLEYTFSNKRWLYDGESRDNEELNMNALGFHIPGRFDKILDVNHCWLQAEPSNTLRNSIREFVIREGYTFYDLKGHEGELRNLIVRTSSTGEVMVIVVFAYTDEEQVKKLMSYIDSNFPEITSLLYIINQKKNDTIFDQDVIAFKGPEYIHEEMNGIKFRIGPKSFYQTNSIQALKLYEITRDFAGFTGDELVYDLYTGAGTIANFIAGSVREVIGVEYVPSAIEDAKINSAINNITNTKFFAGDMKDVLVADFVAEHGKPDVIITDPPRAGMHPDVVARLMEIEAPKIVYVSCNAATQARDLLVLKEKYDTVKIQPVDMFPHTQHVENVVLLVLR; this is translated from the coding sequence ATGAATCAAGTTGCTAAAAAGAAGTTTTTTGAAGACGTTACCATTATTGACATTGCCGAAGAAGGCAAGGGTGTAGGCAAAGCCGATGATTTCGTGCTTTTTGTTGACAAAGCCGTACCCGGCGATATTGTTGACGTACAGGTTTATAAAAGTAAAAAGAGCTTTGGCGAAGGTAAAATAACCGAATTAAAACAAGCATCGGCATATCGCACCCAACCTTTTTGCGAACATTTTGGCACCTGCGGCGGCTGTAAATGGCAGCACATGACGTACGAAGCGCAGCTAAAGTTCAAGCAGAAATCGGTAGCGGATGCGCTTACCCGGCTGGCTAAAATTGATGTAACCGGCATGGACGCCATTGTGCCCTCGCCTGCTGATAAATATTACCGAAACAAGCTGGAATATACCTTCAGCAACAAACGCTGGCTGTATGACGGTGAGAGCCGCGACAACGAAGAACTAAATATGAATGCCCTGGGCTTTCATATCCCGGGCAGGTTTGATAAGATCCTGGATGTAAACCATTGCTGGCTGCAGGCCGAGCCATCAAACACGCTGCGCAACAGTATCCGTGAGTTTGTGATCCGTGAAGGTTATACATTTTACGATCTGAAAGGCCATGAAGGCGAATTACGCAATTTGATCGTACGCACCTCATCAACCGGCGAGGTGATGGTGATCGTAGTTTTTGCCTATACAGATGAAGAGCAGGTAAAGAAGCTGATGAGCTATATCGACAGCAATTTTCCGGAGATCACTTCCCTGCTGTACATCATCAACCAAAAAAAGAATGATACTATTTTTGACCAGGATGTTATTGCCTTTAAGGGGCCGGAATATATTCACGAGGAGATGAACGGCATAAAATTCCGCATCGGGCCGAAATCATTTTACCAAACCAACTCTATCCAGGCTTTAAAGCTTTATGAAATAACCCGCGACTTTGCCGGCTTTACAGGTGATGAACTGGTATATGACCTTTATACCGGCGCCGGCACCATTGCCAATTTTATTGCGGGAAGCGTACGTGAAGTGATAGGCGTTGAATATGTACCGTCGGCTATAGAAGACGCAAAAATCAATTCGGCCATAAATAATATCACCAACACCAAATTTTTTGCCGGGGATATGAAAGATGTACTGGTAGCTGATTTCGTGGCCGAACATGGTAAACCGGATGTGATCATTACCGATCCGCCGCGCGCGGGGATGCATCCCGATGTGGTTGCCCGACTGATGGAAATTGAAGCGCCAAAAATTGTTTATGTAAGCTGCAATGCAGCTACCCAGGCCCGCGACTTGCTGGTATTGAAGGAGAAATACGACACGGTAAAAATCCAGCCGGTTGATATGTTCCCGCATACGCAGCATGTGGAGAACGTGGTGTTGCTGGTGTTGAGGTAG
- a CDS encoding phosphoribosyltransferase family protein — MPDKHLLILNQQQIQQKIDRIAYQILEDNFDEEEILIAGILPSGDKIAKRIKSVLDDIAPFKSKMIGIELDKQSTSLKAIIDFDVQDCSNKVVILVDDVLNSGKTLAYGFGVFRDVPLKKLRTAVLIDRNHKKFPMTTDYAGIALSTVLKEHVEVVLDETGEEDGVYLK, encoded by the coding sequence ATGCCAGATAAACACCTCCTTATATTGAACCAGCAGCAGATCCAGCAGAAGATAGACCGGATTGCTTACCAGATCCTGGAAGATAATTTTGATGAAGAAGAGATCCTGATTGCAGGTATTTTGCCCAGCGGCGATAAAATTGCCAAAAGGATAAAAAGCGTACTGGATGATATTGCACCGTTTAAAAGCAAAATGATAGGTATTGAGCTGGACAAACAAAGCACCAGCCTTAAAGCTATTATTGATTTTGATGTGCAGGACTGCAGCAATAAGGTAGTTATTTTAGTGGATGATGTATTGAACAGCGGCAAAACCCTCGCCTACGGTTTTGGTGTTTTTCGGGATGTGCCCCTAAAAAAACTGCGTACCGCTGTGTTGATAGACCGCAACCACAAAAAGTTCCCCATGACCACTGATTACGCGGGCATTGCCCTTTCAACCGTACTGAAAGAACATGTTGAAGTTGTTTTGGATGAAACCGGCGAAGAGGATGGGGTTTATTTGAAATAG
- the recJ gene encoding single-stranded-DNA-specific exonuclease RecJ codes for MNKRWAVRAKADEDEVKSLAAALNIDPVLSTLLINRGVKSYDEARLFFRPDSRHLHDPFLMAGMEQAVLRIEDAIAAGEKILVYGDYDVDGTTAVSLVYSFFKKYCHNLEYYIPDRYLEGYGISTKGIDYAYEHGFSLIIALDCGIKSVDKIAYANTKGVDFIICDHHLPGDELPAAVAILDPKQAHCQYPFKELSGCGIGFKLIQAYAEKNNIPFSEVDCYLDLVAISIACDIVHITGENRVLAHLGLQKINSNPCMGVKTLMEVAGRGTFYTISDVVFLLGPRINAAGRIDDAKHAVELLIASEEIEAKEKSELINIRNTERKGHDLSITDEALGMIDSDEVLIGRKSTVLFNENWHKGVIGIVASRLTEKYYRPTIVLTRSNGHVAGSARSVLGYDLYEALCGCSDLLIQFGGHKYAAGLTMHPENVEAFAARFEEVVSATIKPEQLIQQIQIDAEIRLNQVEPKFFRILNQFAPFGPENMAPVFISKNVYVSGYAAMVGTNHVKMTVMQDDSAMFDCIAFNQGEHLPQLKKNMPFDMCYTIEENVWKEKRTIQLNVKGIRFSE; via the coding sequence ATGAATAAACGGTGGGCTGTAAGAGCTAAGGCTGACGAAGATGAAGTGAAGAGTTTGGCTGCCGCGTTAAATATTGATCCCGTTTTAAGTACCCTGCTGATAAACAGGGGGGTTAAAAGCTATGATGAGGCCCGGTTGTTTTTCAGGCCCGACAGCCGCCACCTGCACGATCCCTTTTTAATGGCAGGTATGGAGCAGGCCGTGTTGCGGATAGAGGATGCAATAGCCGCCGGAGAAAAGATACTGGTGTACGGTGATTATGATGTTGATGGTACCACCGCAGTATCACTGGTTTACAGCTTTTTTAAAAAGTATTGTCATAATCTTGAATATTACATCCCTGACCGTTACCTGGAAGGATATGGAATCTCGACCAAAGGAATTGACTATGCATATGAACATGGCTTTTCTCTCATTATAGCGCTCGACTGCGGCATCAAGTCGGTTGATAAAATAGCTTACGCCAACACAAAGGGTGTTGATTTTATCATCTGCGATCATCACCTGCCTGGCGATGAGTTACCTGCTGCCGTAGCTATTCTCGATCCTAAACAAGCCCATTGCCAATATCCTTTCAAAGAATTGTCAGGCTGCGGCATTGGCTTTAAGCTGATCCAGGCGTATGCCGAAAAAAATAATATCCCCTTTAGCGAGGTGGATTGCTACCTGGACCTGGTAGCTATTAGCATAGCCTGCGATATTGTACATATAACAGGAGAAAACCGTGTGCTTGCGCATCTTGGCCTGCAAAAGATAAACAGCAATCCATGTATGGGTGTAAAAACGCTGATGGAGGTTGCGGGCAGGGGTACTTTTTATACCATATCGGATGTTGTTTTTCTATTGGGCCCCCGTATTAATGCCGCCGGGCGCATTGACGATGCCAAACACGCGGTTGAACTGCTGATTGCCAGTGAAGAAATTGAGGCCAAAGAAAAAAGCGAGTTGATTAATATAAGGAACACCGAGCGCAAGGGGCATGACCTTTCTATAACCGACGAGGCTTTGGGAATGATAGACAGCGATGAGGTACTAATTGGCCGTAAATCAACTGTTTTATTTAATGAAAACTGGCATAAAGGTGTTATCGGCATTGTTGCATCGCGGCTTACCGAAAAATATTACCGCCCAACTATTGTGCTTACCCGCTCCAACGGCCATGTGGCAGGTTCGGCGCGTTCTGTTTTGGGATACGACCTTTACGAAGCGCTTTGCGGCTGCAGCGACCTGCTGATTCAGTTTGGCGGGCATAAATACGCCGCCGGGCTTACCATGCACCCCGAAAATGTGGAGGCATTTGCAGCAAGGTTTGAGGAGGTGGTAAGCGCTACCATAAAACCGGAACAATTGATCCAGCAGATACAGATTGACGCAGAAATACGTTTAAACCAGGTGGAACCAAAGTTTTTCAGGATCCTGAACCAGTTTGCGCCTTTCGGGCCCGAAAATATGGCGCCGGTATTCATAAGTAAAAATGTGTATGTTAGCGGTTATGCGGCCATGGTGGGTACTAACCACGTAAAAATGACGGTGATGCAGGATGATTCCGCCATGTTTGATTGCATTGCGTTTAATCAGGGCGAACATTTGCCGCAACTGAAAAAAAATATGCCTTTTGATATGTGTTATACCATTGAAGAAAACGTTTGGAAGGAAAAAAGGACCATACAATTGAATGTAAAGGGAATCAGGTTTAGTGAGTAG
- a CDS encoding shikimate kinase, whose protein sequence is MNSLEDNSTVNNGLGLIFLIGFMGCGKTTLGRKLAARLGYEFMDLDHIMEAQAGMTIAEYFSTHGEDAFRKLESEVLKQTEYPEHAVVSTGGGLPCFFDNMQWVNAHGRSVYIQLSPKTLADRLEHEKNKRPLLREKHGEALIAFISEKLIEREPFYKQATFVANGLSLTAEKVAEILSTTAI, encoded by the coding sequence ATGAATAGTTTAGAAGATAATAGTACAGTTAATAACGGCTTGGGCTTAATATTCCTGATCGGCTTTATGGGTTGCGGTAAAACTACTTTGGGGCGCAAGCTGGCAGCCAGGCTGGGATATGAGTTCATGGATCTTGATCATATCATGGAAGCACAGGCCGGGATGACCATCGCCGAATATTTCAGCACGCATGGCGAAGACGCCTTCCGCAAGCTGGAATCTGAAGTCTTAAAACAAACCGAATACCCTGAACATGCCGTGGTCTCAACGGGTGGTGGCTTACCCTGCTTTTTTGATAATATGCAGTGGGTAAATGCACACGGCAGATCGGTGTATATTCAACTCTCCCCAAAAACTTTGGCCGACAGGCTGGAGCATGAAAAAAATAAACGCCCCCTGCTGCGCGAGAAACATGGCGAGGCACTGATTGCTTTTATCAGCGAAAAACTGATTGAAAGGGAACCGTTTTATAAGCAGGCAACTTTTGTTGCCAACGGGTTGAGTTTAACGGCAGAGAAGGTTGCGGAAATCTTGAGCACTACGGCCATTTAG
- a CDS encoding BT_3928 family protein, with translation MKNDKSASQIVWVARILVGLLFIFSGLVKINDPLGFSYKLEEYFEVFHITFLNGFALTLSIVLCALEIILGFALLIGVRSVSVAWGLLLLIVFFAFLTFYSAYFQVVQTCGCFGDAIPLTPWQSFSKDLVLLLLIILIFVNRKNIQPLFAAKTGDNLLIAATVISLCCGLYTYNFSPVVDFLPYKVGANIPAEMATPPGAKPDEYELTYNLKNKKTGEKKVMTNTEYLNTNIWKDNNWEVIGQPESRLVKKGFTPKIRDLAIQDAEGNDYTKEILTNPYNNLVIVAYDLKKTDDDAIGRLNAMAVNLVQNFNTRTVLLTSNSHQFAQAYSKQHHLMFEIFYADEVPLKTMMRANPGVLLLKNGTILNKWHYHSMPKYDDLVKKYFRE, from the coding sequence ATGAAAAACGACAAATCTGCATCACAAATAGTATGGGTTGCCCGCATTTTGGTAGGCCTGCTTTTTATCTTTTCGGGCCTGGTAAAAATTAACGATCCGCTTGGTTTTTCGTACAAGCTGGAGGAGTATTTCGAGGTTTTTCATATTACCTTTTTAAACGGATTTGCACTTACCCTGTCAATAGTGCTGTGCGCACTCGAAATTATCCTGGGGTTTGCCTTGCTGATAGGGGTACGGTCGGTGTCGGTGGCCTGGGGATTGCTGCTGCTCATCGTCTTTTTTGCGTTTTTAACTTTTTACTCCGCCTATTTCCAGGTGGTGCAAACCTGCGGCTGTTTTGGCGACGCTATACCGCTTACACCGTGGCAGTCGTTCAGTAAAGACCTGGTATTGTTGCTGCTGATCATCCTGATCTTTGTTAACCGTAAAAATATTCAGCCGCTGTTTGCCGCAAAAACCGGCGATAATTTATTAATTGCCGCTACCGTAATTTCATTGTGCTGTGGCTTATATACCTATAATTTTTCGCCGGTTGTTGATTTTCTGCCGTATAAAGTTGGTGCAAACATCCCGGCCGAAATGGCAACCCCTCCCGGTGCCAAACCGGATGAGTACGAGCTTACCTACAACCTGAAAAACAAAAAGACGGGCGAAAAAAAGGTAATGACCAATACCGAGTACCTGAATACCAATATCTGGAAAGATAATAACTGGGAGGTAATAGGCCAGCCGGAAAGCCGCCTGGTAAAAAAAGGTTTTACGCCTAAGATCCGCGACCTTGCTATCCAGGATGCCGAGGGGAATGACTACACAAAAGAGATTTTAACAAACCCATATAATAACCTGGTTATAGTGGCCTATGACCTGAAGAAAACAGATGATGATGCCATTGGTCGCTTAAATGCGATGGCTGTGAACCTGGTACAAAACTTTAACACGCGCACGGTTTTACTTACTTCAAATTCACACCAGTTTGCACAGGCATACAGTAAGCAGCACCATTTAATGTTCGAGATCTTTTACGCCGATGAGGTGCCCTTGAAAACCATGATGCGCGCTAACCCGGGTGTCCTGCTGTTAAAAAACGGCACTATACTGAATAAATGGCATTACCATTCCATGCCCAAATATGACGACCTGGTAAAAAAATATTTCCGGGAATAA
- the lptB gene encoding LPS export ABC transporter ATP-binding protein, which yields MNLRAENILKRYKQRTVVNDVSFNVSQGEIVGLLGPNGAGKTTSFYMIVGLIKPNEGKIYLDDEDITGDPMYRRAQKGIGYLAQEASVFRKLSVEDNIKAVLEMGTMPKDRQKDKLEELIDEFSLHKVRRNRGDLLSGGERRRTEIARALAAEPNFILLDEPFAGVDPIAVEEIQAMVAKLKTRNIGILITDHNVQETLSITDRAYLLFEGKLLESGVPEVLAANEMVRKVYLGANFVLKRKVFNFEAKKVVSGENGE from the coding sequence GTGAATTTAAGAGCAGAGAACATATTAAAAAGATACAAGCAGCGTACCGTTGTAAACGATGTGAGCTTCAATGTTTCGCAGGGCGAAATAGTAGGATTGCTTGGGCCTAACGGTGCCGGTAAAACTACCTCGTTTTATATGATAGTTGGGCTGATAAAGCCAAACGAAGGAAAGATTTATCTGGATGATGAAGATATAACCGGCGACCCGATGTACCGCCGCGCACAAAAAGGAATTGGCTACCTGGCGCAGGAGGCTTCGGTATTCAGGAAGCTTTCGGTAGAAGATAATATAAAGGCCGTTTTAGAAATGGGTACCATGCCCAAAGACCGCCAGAAAGATAAGCTGGAAGAGCTGATAGATGAGTTTAGCCTGCACAAAGTGCGCAGAAACCGCGGCGACCTGCTGTCGGGAGGCGAGCGCAGGCGTACAGAAATTGCACGTGCACTGGCTGCCGAACCTAATTTTATTTTGCTTGACGAACCTTTTGCCGGGGTTGATCCTATTGCCGTAGAGGAGATCCAGGCAATGGTTGCCAAGTTGAAAACCCGTAACATCGGCATCCTGATCACTGACCACAATGTGCAGGAAACACTTTCCATTACTGACAGGGCTTACCTGCTTTTTGAAGGGAAACTGTTGGAATCAGGCGTGCCTGAAGTGCTGGCCGCTAACGAGATGGTGCGTAAGGTTTACCTTGGGGCAAATTTTGTGTTAAAAAGAAAAGTATTCAATTTTGAGGCTAAGAAGGTGGTGAGCGGAGAGAATGGAGAGTAG